In the genome of Candidatus Marinarcus aquaticus, the window AATCCGTTTCCATTGACTAAAGCTCCATCGCTGTCTCGTTTAAAAGCCCCATTTCTTGTATAGGCAATCTCTCCATCAGGCAGAGTAATTTGAAAGAAACCTTTTCCTTCGATGGCCATATCCAAAGGATTCCCTGTCTCTTTTAAATCCCCTTCTAAAAAGCTTTTTTGAATACCAGAGATTCGAACCCCTAAACCTACATCAATACCTGTAGGATTGATTGTTGTTTGAGATGTTCGACCAGAAGTGTAGTTGAGTGTTTCATACATCAGGTCTTGAAACTCGGCTCGGTCTTTTTTAAAACCAATGGTATTTACGTTCGCAATGTTATTTGACGTGACATCAATGGCATGTTGTTGCGCTGTCATTCCTGTTGCAGCTGTGTATAAACCTCTGATCATGTTGCATCCTTTAGGTCAGTTTCCATATATGGTAAGATTATATTTAAAGAACTTTTAAAGTTAGATTAAAATTAGCATTCAATTTTTTTTAAATTATTAAGTATATATTTAAATCAAATTAAATATAATGTAGCAAATTTTATAAAAATGCTGCTAAAGGTAAAAAGATGAAAATTCTTATTGTTGATGATAGTTCTACTATGAGAAGAATTATAGGTAACGTAGTACAGCAACTCGGGTTTACCAAAGATGATTTCGATGAAGCAGAAGATGGATTAAAAGCGTGGA includes:
- the flgG gene encoding flagellar basal-body rod protein FlgG translates to MIRGLYTAATGMTAQQHAIDVTSNNIANVNTIGFKKDRAEFQDLMYETLNYTSGRTSQTTINPTGIDVGLGVRISGIQKSFLEGDLKETGNPLDMAIEGKGFFQITLPDGEIAYTRNGAFKRDSDGALVNGNGFKLEPEIVIPSTFTKISIAEDGTVSAVDPVTGDTQDLGQVTIVDFVNPAGLAPLGKSLFQATDASGDPVEGIPSEDAFGNIKQAFVESSNVALVNEMVDLITAQRAYEANSKSITTTDEMLSIVNRLKS